The following proteins come from a genomic window of candidate division Zixibacteria bacterium HGW-Zixibacteria-1:
- a CDS encoding DoxX family protein, whose protein sequence is MPFLLYFEQTKETFLNSWGLLILRVGVGSMMLLSHGWGKLMNFSEIAPKFADPLGFGTTASLGLVVFAEVFASLALIFGFMTRLATFPLIITMLVAVFLIHAGDPFGRKELPLMFLISYVTILISGPGKFSLDRLMFKKQMDF, encoded by the coding sequence ATGCCGTTTTTATTATACTTTGAGCAGACCAAAGAGACATTTTTGAATAGTTGGGGCCTGTTGATTCTGAGAGTCGGGGTCGGATCGATGATGCTTCTCAGTCACGGCTGGGGTAAATTGATGAATTTTTCGGAAATAGCGCCAAAATTTGCGGACCCGCTTGGTTTCGGAACTACTGCCAGTCTGGGGCTGGTGGTTTTTGCCGAAGTGTTTGCATCGCTGGCGCTTATTTTCGGTTTCATGACCCGTCTGGCGACATTTCCATTGATAATAACCATGCTTGTGGCCGTTTTTCTGATTCATGCGGGTGACCCGTTCGGCAGAAAAGAACTGCCGCTTATGTTTTTGATATCATATGTGACCATACTTATCAGCGGGCCGGGTAAATTCTCGCTGGATCGATTGATGTTCAAGAAACAAATGGATTTTTAA